From Malaya genurostris strain Urasoe2022 chromosome 2, Malgen_1.1, whole genome shotgun sequence:
tattataaaaaaaaaaaaaaaacaaaacacattCCATTTTGCTGTCACTTTCAAAAATACTTTTAAATCACTGGAAACtcagtttcattttttcactgaaaatacAAGCAAGAGGAAACAAAATGCGAAGCGTATGGTGCGCATCCGATATTACATTGCATCCAAAAATTattacaatcaaaccacactggttTCCAAAGTTAATTTAGTCAAACCTGATATAAGTATAACTCTGGTCTTGTATTCTCTTTAACCAGTTATTTGAATTCTTTTTGAATAAGAGAAGAAATTTATGGTTTATTATAGTTTAATTATGTTCCGtcgaaatcgtttccttatATAGGTGCAACCGCACGAAgaaagatgtgaacactgcctaaacacagcatttgacagcgaactagaaccaaacaTTTCGGCTTCAAGTTAACTGTAagcagatgacaatcgtgtcATCGGGGTGCTATTTCCCACACCAGTACTGTACAAAACAGCGCACACGAGATATAGGAAAAAAAGGCGAAAATGTTGCAAATTCGATTTGAATCATATTCAGTTTTTGGCGATTTCTTCTaaaattttgtagttttgagtttcaaaaccagattttttagaaaaaaaaatcgcttcGAATActggttttcaaattttaaaacatcCCCGTATAAAGGAACAGCAACCAATCATAGTTTTCGAAAAACAATTACAAGCAATTACAATTTACAATTTACAAGCAATCACaaagcaaaaattgaaaattccagGCATACTTAGTTGTTGTAAATTTAATTACGAAAATCaatctagtttttgaatgattggTGAAATTCGCAATGCGCGCATTCCACTGCATTTTACCTTAAGAcatatttaaattcatataacAACCTTGAAATGTTACCAGAAATGCTCGATGGTAATAGTAGTATGagtagaaaaataataaaaatactcACTGGTACTGATATCCGGAAGCAAATCTTCAAACGGTGCGAGCAGCAAATTGTACAGCACATGTAAACAGGATGGACCCTGCCATGGCGGAAGCATATTGGATCGTCTTGATCGGGTCGAACCCTGGAGGCTTCCAATGGATCTAAAAGTAACGGGACAAAAGTACAATTTTCATTCTCACGGATATTTCTACAGCGTGAAACAAACCTGGTCGATCCCTGCAAGCTGGTAACCGAGCCACCCACGCTTCCCAGACTGAACAAAGAACTCAGCGAATAGTTGCTCGAGTTCAGCAAATGATTCCGGTTGACCATTCTCAGAAATCCGGCTCGTTCGTTGGCGAAATCATCGATCAGATTTTCGTTCGACGATTTCCACCCGCTGCCGTCGCCTTCCTGCAGTACATTTCCCGAATTTACACCCAAATTGTCACGCACAAAGTTGATGTACTGAGCCAGCAGAGTTTCCATGCTGTCGGTAGCATCTCCGCCGGCAGTCGGTTTCTTCTTCATCTGTAGTGCCTGCTCGTCAATTTTGGCCACGTGGAATCGGACGATCCGTTTTTGCGGCGACAGGAACCACGCGTAAAGTTCCGGCCCCGCCAAACTGTAGTAGATGATGTTTGTTTTGCTTTTGTTTACGGTATCGAAAATGTATTCACTGCACGTCAGTAGAGTTTTTCGATTGTTCAGCGAATTCTCGGCACTTTGATTCGAATCAGCACCCATCCGAGAGCGGCACCGTTCGGCAGCCACCAAAGCCTCCTCATTGCGTCCCAAATTGACCAGAATCTTCTGCAAGTTCTGATAGCACGATGTCTGTAAATCGTATAGATTTGTTCGTGCTTCAGCAGTGACCTGATCGCTTCTGATCGATTCCAGAATCTGAGCGGAACTTTCCATCTGTTGTCGAGCGTTGTCTTCATCCCCGGACACCAGCAGTGACAGTCCCAACCGGTAGCGGATTCGTGCTTCATCTTCTAACTTATTCAGCGATTGAACAATGGCGAGTCCTTGCCGTAAGAAACTGACCGCTTGCGGTATTTGCTCCATGATGTGACAAACCCGTCCCAGCGATAGACAGGCATGAGCCTTCGTCAAACGATCCGTCGTGAGCGATATTTGCTTCTCGAAGCACCTCACCGCTTCTTTAAAGTTCTTCAACGATTCATACACCGATCCCAAGTTGCCGCAAGCTCTGGCCTGCAAAACGACGTGATTCATATTCTCACACAATTCCAAATCTTGCTGATGCAAACGCAACGATTCGTCGTAGTCTCCCATCTGTAGGAAAACTGCGCCCAGACCACTGATCGCGTCGGAAGTTAACGCCCGGTCGCCCAGCTCTCTGGCGATATCCCGCTGGTGTTCCAAACAGTTGATAGCCTGTTCGAAGTTACCGAGTGCACTGTGAATACTGCCCAAATCACCGTAGGCAGCTGCCTTCGCTTCCGGATTACCCAGCTCGTGGGCCACCACTAACCGTTTCTCCAGACATACCAGTGCTTCCTGTAGGTTTCCAACGGATTTGTAACAATTTCCCAGTCCTCTGTAGGCCCGTTCCTGATCACGGGGACTTTGCAGAGCAATCGATAGCGCAAGGTGACGTTCGTGACATTTGATCGCTTCGGCATGGTAGTCTCCTAAAGCATCGTAACAATCTCCCAAATGTCCCAGTGCTCTTGCTCTGTCATGTTGCGCGGTTGGCGTGTTGACCTGTTCCAGTGTTCCCAACTGTTGTTCCAGATATCCAATGGCATCTTCGTAGTGACCCATGTTCAAACGAGCGATACCTAAATTACCGAAGGCCTGTGCTTCCACTGCCGAATCCTGCAGTTCCTGAGCACGTTCCAGTTGTTCCTGGTAGCACTTGACGGCGTGGGTGTAGTTTCCGAGAGCCATGTGAACCGCTCCCAGATGGCCATGGGCACGACACTCTCCCGGTAGATCTCCCATTTCCTGTCGCAAAGTTAGTTCCTGCGTGTGGTAACCCAATGCTTTGTCGAACTTTTTCAACAACCGATGAGCTAAGCCAAGTGCTCCACATGCGGCAGCCTCCATGCCCCGTTCTCGTGCCTGCCTGGCCAACGAAAGTTGCCGTTGGTACATTTTGATGGCTTCGTCCACGTCTCCCATTCGTATCAGAACGTCACCGATGTTACCGAGGGCTCGGAATTTCCCCGGTAAATGATTGGTCATGTGAGCGATCGCCAGGAAGTACTTTTGACATTCCAATGCTCCGGCCGTATTGCCAAGAGCTAGATGGGCGAGTCCTAGGTTACAGTAAGCTCTACCCATATTCATCTTGTTCTGGAGATCTTTCGCTAGAGCGAGATCCTGATCGTAGTATCGAACCGCTTCGCGATAATTCCCGATACAGTAGTGGGCATAGCCCAGGAAGTGACATGCCTTTCCTTCGGCTGCTACGTCACCAAGTTCCTGGGATAGCATCAGGTACTGCTCGTAGTACGGTACGGCTTGGGCGAACTCCTGCCGAGAACTGAGACAGTTACCGAGATTAAGTAGAGCACAGGCTTCGCCAGCCGTGTCCTTCAGTTCCCGTGCTATATTCAAGTGAGCTCGATAGTGCATCAGTGCCATGTCGTGGGCACCCAGTGCCTGATAGGCCACGGCCAAGTTTCCATGGGTGGAAGCTTCCGCGCTTCGATCGTGCACTTCCTTGCTAATGATCAACTCCTGTTTGTGGTATTTGATGGCTTGCTCGTAAAATCCAGCTGCCGAGTAGGCGTTACCAATGTTGCCATAGGCACGTCCCATTCCGGCCTTGTCCTGCAGTTGACGAGCGATTGTCAGGTGAGCTTGATGAAGTTTCAGGGCGGCATCGTGTTCTCCCAGCAGTTGGTAGACAATACCGAGATTGGAACAAGCTCGACCTTCGCCAACCTTGTCCCGAGCAGCCAGTGCCATTTCCAGTTGTTTTTCATGCCACCGTTTGGCTTGGTGAAAATCATGACCACAGCGGGCGGCGTGACCCAAACCGGCATAGGCTCGAGCTTCGATTGCTCGATCACCGAGTTGTTGAGCTATTCGAAGAACGTTTTCATGGTAAGTAATTGCTTGGGTGAAGTTTCGTTTGTAGTGATAACTGGAGCCAAGATTGCTGTAGGCACGGGCTTCCTCTACCTGATTGCCGAGTTTTCGTGCCAACCGGAGATGCTGTGTGTGACAATCAACGGCCGAATCGAACTCTCCCATCGCTAGGTACACTGCACCGACGTTACCGATTTCACGAGCTTCCTGCAACCGATCGCCCATCTGTTTGACCAACTGTACGCACTGTTTGTGAGAAGCCAACGCGTTCGGGTAGTCTCCGATCGCGGTGTACACGTGCCCTAGGGAAGTAAGAGCTGCCGCAGCTGCCTGAGTATCTTTACACTTCATTGCCAGCACCAGCTGATAGCGATGGGAAGTCAGAGCTTCCTTGTACGATCCTTGACTGAAATAAGCCGATCCAAGATTTCCGTGTGCCCGACACTCACCGGCTGTGTCACCAAGACTTTTGGCAACGGCTAGATCCTGTTGCATGTACGCGATCGCTTTATCCAACTGATTCAAAGCCCAATGGGCCGAACTAAGAGCACTGAACACTGAACCTCGTAATTTTAACGAACACGATCCTATTCGTAGGGCCGATTCGAGGACTGTCACGGCCGAATGGTACTGACCGGCACCGAGAAGTTCCTGACCCACCACTGATATCACTACGAATGGCGATTGATCCAGTTTCATCGCTTTCAACTGTTGAAACGTTGGTTCGAGGGCATGCCGCAGGGGACTCTTGATCGAAGCTTCCACCAGTCCGGCTAGCAGTTGTTTTGAGTTGGGATCCTGCGCCAGCCCTGAACTGAACGCGGCCAGTGCCTCCCCATACCGGCCCAGACACTGCAGCGCTACACCCTGACGAAAGTATGCCTTGGGCCACTGGGGACACAGCTCCCGGGCTCTGGTGGCATCCTGTAGGGCCAACGCGAACTGACCCTGCTTGAGACGGGCTGCCGAACGGTTGCTGTAGAGGATGTGATTGCTCGGGTCCAACGATAACGCGTCCGTGTACAGCTGCACTGCCGTGGTGAAGTCCCCATTTTGGCAGGCAGTGTTCGATTGCCGCACTTTCTCCAGGAATAGCGCTCGATTGGCGGCCGGTAGTTCCGGCGTGCCTTCCGGTTCGTTctgtaagaaaaaaaatcggagaaaaaaaaacaacgtcaGTAACAAACAACagcccgaaaaaaaaacataaaacgaaTATTAGTGCACAATGAACGCGACAGGTAATTATGGGGTTCGTGTGCTTGTCTCTTTTGGAACTAGGCTACGGTACCGAAAAAATAAACTCGGACAGTTGAAACTTGTGTGCCCTCATCGGGCAGCGAAGAAAGCGAGAGAGATCACGGCAAAACGGCACCAGCAGCACAGCAGACAGCACGGACACAACGTGTCCGCTTTTCGCGTACGCCCGAACTTGACTGATCGTACGCTGCGAGAACGGAGAGGCTGTAGCCAATAGGCAATGCGCGATCCCGAACGGTCGTTCATTCTTTCTCTTTCTCCGACGCTCTCCGGTGATCGCGTACACTCTCGCGCTTTCTCGTGGTTCGGTTCAGGTGATCCTCTCCCAAGCCGACTCGGCTCGGTGCTTTTTCCGTACATTTTCCAATCTTCCACCGTCGACCAAGAAACGGGGTGAAGATTTTGATAAATAAATTGAAGGAGGAATACGTGTAATCAATTATTATGATTGCTATCATCTTCACCGCATGATTTTTGCTCTTTCGTGTGGTGAGTTTACCCTCAAAAAGCCGCATTCCCCTCATACCATTCTCTTTCCGGCACTTTCGACACTGTGTCCGGTCAGACTCGGGTCCACAACCGAATCGAATTGCATCGGTTGAGGCTGAGGCCGAGAAAGcctcaattttcagttcaatttcaactttacacaaccagaaaaaaaaactttcccctctttttaCCGGTACGTTTCTTGACAATCGTGTCCCTTTGGgagaaaaaaacagaaagaaaAACCGACCTGAACTGACTtgagagtttgtttgtttactttctcattcgattattattgtacaattcaatatttttagttTACAATCGAGTAATTTTCATTGTCATAAaagaaaataatcaaatttcGAGTCAGAATCAAATTTCATTGCAAAACACCTGTACCGGGATAATCTCTTCCACCTGGCACCACTGGCCCGGTCGTTTTCAAGCTTGATCGCAGTAGtcttcttgtttacattattgATGTCTCCTATATatgcttctctctctctctctctctctcgcggtCTCTCCAAACGAATCGCTACGATCTCTTCGACTCTCGCCGAAAACAAATGATCCTCGCACGAAAttggttttggtttttttcGTTCTGCTTCGGACCCTCTGCACGAATCCCACACGAATACACACGCACTCTCTCGTTCTCACTCCACATTCGATTGTTCGGACCTCAGGTCAGTGTTGTGGAAGGAAATTAATCGAAGGTTGATTTTGCACCGGAgtaatttttcaagaattaTTCTCGTCGAGCGACGAACGACGGGTATTAGGAGTTTACCTGGCCAACTAGATTGAATGCTTCGCAGTTTTCTGATACACAtcagtgtgtgtttgtgtgtgtgggtCTGCTCGCTGCTTCCAGAAGGGTTTTTCGCTCTCCCGATGCGCGTTTTATTAGGGGGTCACTTCTTGAGTGCTGATGCGCGAAGGGAAACGATCTAATCAGCGCTAATTAATCTGCTGTTGGGTCTCGATGTTCCTTCGCGCCGCCGATCGTCGTTCTGCGCAGCGCACAGCGCTCTCGGCAAGGCCATCGTCGTTTCCATCGTCATCCGGATAAAGGCTTTCTTCTTTCCGCCGTGTTCCTGGGATGTGTTTGGTTGCGTGTGTGTGCGTGTCTGCGGACTGTGTTGAACGGAAAACGGGGATGTGTTGGGATAGGTGAGCGGTAAGTTGAAACCGAAATAGATAATGGAATTTTGATAAGAGCTTTTCTTTCTCGCGCTGGGTGGCAGGCGGTGCAAGCGAGGCACGGAGATGGACGCAGATTGGAAGGCGGTATTTTGTTTAGCCGATGCGTTCCTTTATGCCAAAGTGGTGAGGTAGAAGGTAGAAGGGAGAATCTGCGGAAATCAATTTCGTCCGGAGAGCGAACGAGGCGATGGAGTGAATGAGTAGAATGTACATAGTTTGTTTTGtgatgcttgtttttttttgctgttgctCTCGACGAGGTCATGCAGTGTGTTTAGTTGATTGAAGTTTACGTCATTCAATTAAtagttgttattttaacagattGTCACAAGTGTCATGTTGATTTCAGATGGGTAAATCTGTTGACGTTTACTTTTTTCAtgatttagattgaaatatgtCAAAGTAGTGTAAATAGGGGTCGATTAGATATTCTATTAAAAGTTTAATGATAATCTTTTTTGTTACAAACAAATCATACAATGTCTCAatcacagatatacaggctcgaacaaaatccTGTGTACATTTTAAATTTGCTATTGGCTTTCAAACGCAAGACTCGAAACAACTCAGCGCCTTCTATGTTTCTACTTTCTGAACCAAGCAAATTATCAGAAGGCGAACGGCCTTTTGGCTACCTGtgtagccatggccaccagacggctaccaacattgattcagtgacggctgCCAAATCCAAGATTACGATGTGAAAACATCCTgctggatacggttgtatcattTGAGGTGtatgtctggcagcggtgaggccaTGAACGAATATATAGACTAGACACTGACGATCTTGTTTGATGCTCATAACGGTCCTCCATTGAACTGGCAACAAAGATGTTAAACTGGCAgcgctgctgagttcccataTCTACGACTAAAATGTCTAAAAGTAATTCAACTTTTTTAAGTTGCATGTTTaatgcagggtggcaagtgaattagcgatttaAATTTCCCGGGTTTTTTgccggttttcccggtgcgcgagactaaaaTTTCCcgcttttttatattt
This genomic window contains:
- the LOC131432501 gene encoding tetratricopeptide repeat protein 28 isoform X2; translated protein: MSQRDFSENEPEGTPELPAANRALFLEKVRQSNTACQNGDFTTAVQLYTDALSLDPSNHILYSNRSAARLKQGQFALALQDATRARELCPQWPKAYFRQGVALQCLGRYGEALAAFSSGLAQDPNSKQLLAGLVEASIKSPLRHALEPTFQQLKAMKLDQSPFVVISVVGQELLGAGQYHSAVTVLESALRIGSCSLKLRGSVFSALSSAHWALNQLDKAIAYMQQDLAVAKSLGDTAGECRAHGNLGSAYFSQGSYKEALTSHRYQLVLAMKCKDTQAAAAALTSLGHVYTAIGDYPNALASHKQCVQLVKQMGDRLQEAREIGNVGAVYLAMGEFDSAVDCHTQHLRLARKLGNQVEEARAYSNLGSSYHYKRNFTQAITYHENVLRIAQQLGDRAIEARAYAGLGHAARCGHDFHQAKRWHEKQLEMALAARDKVGEGRACSNLGIVYQLLGEHDAALKLHQAHLTIARQLQDKAGMGRAYGNIGNAYSAAGFYEQAIKYHKQELIISKEVHDRSAEASTHGNLAVAYQALGAHDMALMHYRAHLNIARELKDTAGEACALLNLGNCLSSRQEFAQAVPYYEQYLMLSQELGDVAAEGKACHFLGYAHYCIGNYREAVRYYDQDLALAKDLQNKMNMGRAYCNLGLAHLALGNTAGALECQKYFLAIAHMTNHLPGKFRALGNIGDVLIRMGDVDEAIKMYQRQLSLARQARERGMEAAACGALGLAHRLLKKFDKALGYHTQELTLRQEMGDLPGECRAHGHLGAVHMALGNYTHAVKCYQEQLERAQELQDSAVEAQAFGNLGIARLNMGHYEDAIGYLEQQLGTLEQVNTPTAQHDRARALGHLGDCYDALGDYHAEAIKCHERHLALSIALQSPRDQERAYRGLGNCYKSVGNLQEALVCLEKRLVVAHELGNPEAKAAAYGDLGSIHSALGNFEQAINCLEHQRDIARELGDRALTSDAISGLGAVFLQMGDYDESLRLHQQDLELCENMNHVVLQARACGNLGSVYESLKNFKEAVRCFEKQISLTTDRLTKAHACLSLGRVCHIMEQIPQAVSFLRQGLAIVQSLNKLEDEARIRYRLGLSLLVSGDEDNARQQMESSAQILESIRSDQVTAEARTNLYDLQTSCYQNLQKILVNLGRNEEALVAAERCRSRMGADSNQSAENSLNNRKTLLTCSEYIFDTVNKSKTNIIYYSLAGPELYAWFLSPQKRIVRFHVAKIDEQALQMKKKPTAGGDATDSMETLLAQYINFVRDNLGVNSGNVLQEGDGSGWKSSNENLIDDFANERAGFLRMVNRNHLLNSSNYSLSSLFSLGSVGGSVTSLQGSTRSIGSLQGSTRSRRSNMLPPWQGPSCLHVLYNLLLAPFEDLLPDISTTSRIGRRELILVLEKELYLVPFAILRSGDESGEYLSERCSLLTVPSLHTLRQKSRVKTREPAEGLNSALVIGGPKIPSSLSETWGWSESPASLQEAAMVSDMLNTKPLVSSSATKEAIVSELSAAECVHFAANVSWKLGAVILSPGEVLDSQSQKRFYPNASGEMENDEDNNELSSSNMEIPPLSDFILSSTDLLAMKLSAKLVVLSSYHSVEPITGTGVANLAGSWLFAGTGAVLVSLWPVPETAAKILLRAFYSALLQGTRAAKALAEAMQTVQHTKHFAHPANWAGFILIGGNVRLSNKVALIGQALCELMRTPDKCRDALRVCLHLVEKSLQRIHRGQKNAMYTTQKSIENKAGPVIGWKDLLMAVGFRFEPAANGIPSSVFFPQTDPEDRLSQCSASLQALLGLSPTTLHAMSKLVNNADIADEIIGVMRNVVAQFPSKGTIDNESIDIPLSVRLWRVSGCHELLASLGFDLMEVGQDQVTLRTGKQANRRNCQFVLQSLLALFDTQEAPKSLGIESSSSSESLNEDISDEAPAKAPSPTPTAPEQQRNVSPAVTVKSQASYNFPRPPLPFRRVPFLSTRSAFISYVRRRGEPDGGQTEVSAQVPMGSQQAQAQAQSNNGPSNNMDSSLANTTDSELSDGYTTQQILMKSDHLAKGLGYSSLRGTIKVSRPGGGGESDAAFTPSPPVTLQNVDPNVSLALAHQTRIRNLYTNNGIGNYGLESTREVHHHQNPNLRRPDSSSSASSATDWEGSGHATVLRRANQGGHHNLPPLPPPRQTLPMVDSLRPLAPLAPVYNNITGGTIGKSQPNGKGGLNVLESTSSDSEFERSFDLPSASSTATISSKLTSLAHSLQSMRTRKLKLQPVQQPPQSHGPVTISRKMVDQFAFMDRLSCRTEISSSSLNSHAAPPRKPLSTLPDDERTLNLNASKLYFNPTEAEIIPLTETSADLGLNKPPSASMSSNVASVSSSSKEKATSKNIQDSILRHMSREMTPTISEVYHERNIGLGLAPSLSKLLLSKNYEDSPDIKSSTAASMLNKPSALTVGNLAEAMNEIEMNATTSTKLEEGQCNICNSPSDLLCGCSTTSTVAAVAAMTAALGATTITKKSNSKPWLSNVTPNIVKPGDLTTADILEQQKQLKSTVSGLTSNMSSSTENSLSTVVKRGGSPFSDLSRRDEGDGRSVADSQCSGSFRTDITGSTVTTTSKSQQSQITAAASVHSGGAVSGVQQNPPQPQSQSQTQTAAAQPAIAAVQQTTNSNQRSKYIIDT
- the LOC131432501 gene encoding tetratricopeptide repeat protein 28 isoform X1, whose amino-acid sequence is MRAHKFQLSEFIFSNEPEGTPELPAANRALFLEKVRQSNTACQNGDFTTAVQLYTDALSLDPSNHILYSNRSAARLKQGQFALALQDATRARELCPQWPKAYFRQGVALQCLGRYGEALAAFSSGLAQDPNSKQLLAGLVEASIKSPLRHALEPTFQQLKAMKLDQSPFVVISVVGQELLGAGQYHSAVTVLESALRIGSCSLKLRGSVFSALSSAHWALNQLDKAIAYMQQDLAVAKSLGDTAGECRAHGNLGSAYFSQGSYKEALTSHRYQLVLAMKCKDTQAAAAALTSLGHVYTAIGDYPNALASHKQCVQLVKQMGDRLQEAREIGNVGAVYLAMGEFDSAVDCHTQHLRLARKLGNQVEEARAYSNLGSSYHYKRNFTQAITYHENVLRIAQQLGDRAIEARAYAGLGHAARCGHDFHQAKRWHEKQLEMALAARDKVGEGRACSNLGIVYQLLGEHDAALKLHQAHLTIARQLQDKAGMGRAYGNIGNAYSAAGFYEQAIKYHKQELIISKEVHDRSAEASTHGNLAVAYQALGAHDMALMHYRAHLNIARELKDTAGEACALLNLGNCLSSRQEFAQAVPYYEQYLMLSQELGDVAAEGKACHFLGYAHYCIGNYREAVRYYDQDLALAKDLQNKMNMGRAYCNLGLAHLALGNTAGALECQKYFLAIAHMTNHLPGKFRALGNIGDVLIRMGDVDEAIKMYQRQLSLARQARERGMEAAACGALGLAHRLLKKFDKALGYHTQELTLRQEMGDLPGECRAHGHLGAVHMALGNYTHAVKCYQEQLERAQELQDSAVEAQAFGNLGIARLNMGHYEDAIGYLEQQLGTLEQVNTPTAQHDRARALGHLGDCYDALGDYHAEAIKCHERHLALSIALQSPRDQERAYRGLGNCYKSVGNLQEALVCLEKRLVVAHELGNPEAKAAAYGDLGSIHSALGNFEQAINCLEHQRDIARELGDRALTSDAISGLGAVFLQMGDYDESLRLHQQDLELCENMNHVVLQARACGNLGSVYESLKNFKEAVRCFEKQISLTTDRLTKAHACLSLGRVCHIMEQIPQAVSFLRQGLAIVQSLNKLEDEARIRYRLGLSLLVSGDEDNARQQMESSAQILESIRSDQVTAEARTNLYDLQTSCYQNLQKILVNLGRNEEALVAAERCRSRMGADSNQSAENSLNNRKTLLTCSEYIFDTVNKSKTNIIYYSLAGPELYAWFLSPQKRIVRFHVAKIDEQALQMKKKPTAGGDATDSMETLLAQYINFVRDNLGVNSGNVLQEGDGSGWKSSNENLIDDFANERAGFLRMVNRNHLLNSSNYSLSSLFSLGSVGGSVTSLQGSTRSIGSLQGSTRSRRSNMLPPWQGPSCLHVLYNLLLAPFEDLLPDISTTSRIGRRELILVLEKELYLVPFAILRSGDESGEYLSERCSLLTVPSLHTLRQKSRVKTREPAEGLNSALVIGGPKIPSSLSETWGWSESPASLQEAAMVSDMLNTKPLVSSSATKEAIVSELSAAECVHFAANVSWKLGAVILSPGEVLDSQSQKRFYPNASGEMENDEDNNELSSSNMEIPPLSDFILSSTDLLAMKLSAKLVVLSSYHSVEPITGTGVANLAGSWLFAGTGAVLVSLWPVPETAAKILLRAFYSALLQGTRAAKALAEAMQTVQHTKHFAHPANWAGFILIGGNVRLSNKVALIGQALCELMRTPDKCRDALRVCLHLVEKSLQRIHRGQKNAMYTTQKSIENKAGPVIGWKDLLMAVGFRFEPAANGIPSSVFFPQTDPEDRLSQCSASLQALLGLSPTTLHAMSKLVNNADIADEIIGVMRNVVAQFPSKGTIDNESIDIPLSVRLWRVSGCHELLASLGFDLMEVGQDQVTLRTGKQANRRNCQFVLQSLLALFDTQEAPKSLGIESSSSSESLNEDISDEAPAKAPSPTPTAPEQQRNVSPAVTVKSQASYNFPRPPLPFRRVPFLSTRSAFISYVRRRGEPDGGQTEVSAQVPMGSQQAQAQAQSNNGPSNNMDSSLANTTDSELSDGYTTQQILMKSDHLAKGLGYSSLRGTIKVSRPGGGGESDAAFTPSPPVTLQNVDPNVSLALAHQTRIRNLYTNNGIGNYGLESTREVHHHQNPNLRRPDSSSSASSATDWEGSGHATVLRRANQGGHHNLPPLPPPRQTLPMVDSLRPLAPLAPVYNNITGGTIGKSQPNGKGGLNVLESTSSDSEFERSFDLPSASSTATISSKLTSLAHSLQSMRTRKLKLQPVQQPPQSHGPVTISRKMVDQFAFMDRLSCRTEISSSSLNSHAAPPRKPLSTLPDDERTLNLNASKLYFNPTEAEIIPLTETSADLGLNKPPSASMSSNVASVSSSSKEKATSKNIQDSILRHMSREMTPTISEVYHERNIGLGLAPSLSKLLLSKNYEDSPDIKSSTAASMLNKPSALTVGNLAEAMNEIEMNATTSTKLEEGQCNICNSPSDLLCGCSTTSTVAAVAAMTAALGATTITKKSNSKPWLSNVTPNIVKPGDLTTADILEQQKQLKSTVSGLTSNMSSSTENSLSTVVKRGGSPFSDLSRRDEGDGRSVADSQCSGSFRTDITGSTVTTTSKSQQSQITAAASVHSGGAVSGVQQNPPQPQSQSQTQTAAAQPAIAAVQQTTNSNQRSKYIIDT